The Thermodesulfovibrio sp. 3462-1 genome contains the following window.
TTTACAGATTTTTCCATGCTTTTTGCAGTAGTAGGTAGTGGTAACAGGTTCTTTTAATGTTGCAAGGTCAGAATGGGTAGTTGCTCTACATGAGCGGGCAGTTCTGCTTAAAATGATAGTTAGGACATTTTTTACATCTATGTTATTTATTTTTTTAATTTCTTGCGATAAAAAATCTATCTCTTTCCTCACAGGATCTAAAAACCACTTATCTAAAAAAGTTTCATTTTTATCCTGTTTTATCTTGATTTGATACTTTTGTACCAGCTCATTATAAATAGTAAGAAATTCTTTTTCTTTATCTTTTGCATATTCATTTTCTTTTATTGTTCCATTAGCAACTTTTCTTTTATATTCCGGTGAGGGGAAATATTTATTATTAAATTTTGTAAGTTCCGACAGTAAATGTTCTTCAAAGAGAATATTATTTTTGGTCTTCTGAAATTCTTTTAGTCTTGAATTCAATTCACGAATAGTATCTTCAATTAAAATTAAATTATGCTTTTCAACTTTTACATTGGAAATCAAGGTATTGAAAAAAGAAATATCTATTCCGATGGCATGCATACCTAATTCATTTGCTTGGACTAATGTTGTTCCACTTCCACAAAATGGATCCAATACTATATCGCCTTTATGAAAATATACCTCTTTTTTAAACTCATCCGTATGTGAATCAAGGAAATATTCAACCAATTGAGGGATAAATTTTCCTTTGTATGGATGTAATCTATGAACATGTTTTGTCCTTTCCGCTTCCGTATATTGAGCAAATGATAAATGCCAATTGATATCCTCTCCTAATATCTTTTGCCAGTTTTTTTCTTTTGAAAAAGAATCATAATAATTTTTTAGTTCCTCTATATCTACAAGTGGATTACCATTACTACCGTATTTTTTTAATCTCCCATACTGAATTAGATATGATATATTTGAGATGGTAACTTTGCGATTCAAATAATTAGAAGCCCAGATACTGGCTTCCTTCAAATTGATAAGTTTCTTTCCCCAATTTTCAAACAAGGTCTTCTGCTCCATAATTTTCACCTTCAATATATTCTAAAAACTTTGTCTTATACTTATAAGACATTGCCATATCCACATCCGCCAGAGCATTTTTAATCAAATGTGCATTTATGAATGTTTTTTTCCATAAATAGAGATAGCAAAGTAAGCGGTTTTTCTCATCATATTTGATACTGTTATCAAATTTTAAGAAGACTTTTTGCCCTTTGGTTTTTTCTTTCAGAAATTGAATTGCTTTTTCCTTCTTTTCTACTATTTCTTTTACACCTAATAACTTAATTTCCAGTCCGTTATTTAAGAGCAATATCTCTGGGCTAATAATTTCTTTCACTTTATGATAGTTTTTTCTTTCATAATGGGAATTGTCTATTTTTGAGCCAAATCTCAATTTCTTTGGATCAACTTTTTTATCAAATTTTATAGGGTCTTTAAAAATATAGGGGAGCTTTTTTATCTCTTCTTTGAAATCTACCTTTGATTCTTTTTGTTTAATTATTTCAAAAGTAGCATCTTGAAAAACATTGCTCTGATTAATACCAAGTTTTTCTTTTATGATTGGTAAGAAATCTTCGTTTATTTCATAGCCAATAGAGTTTCTATTCAAGTTTTTAGCAGCTAAAGATGTTGTCCCACTACCAAGAAATGGGGCAAGAACAGTATCACCAACAAAGCTAAACATCTTAATAAGCCGTTTTGGCAACTCTTCAGGAAACATCGCAAGGTGTTTATCCTGTTTTTCACCCGGGAAGTTCCAGTGCCCTGTAAAGTATTGATTCCATTCCTCATCCGTTAATCTTGATTGCTCTTTAATCTCTTTACTTACCTTTGGAGGATTGCCATACTTCTTAAAAATCAAAATGAATTCATAATCTAACTTGAGAATGCCATTTCTTGGATAAGGGTAAGAACCCATAACTGTTGCACCACCCGTTGTATGGCATGTAGTCACTTTCTGCCAGATAATAGCACCCATATAATCGAAGCCTGCGCTTTCGCAGAACTTGATGATTTCCGTCCTTATTGGAATTACTTTATATCTTCCGTAATAAACCGAACGAGCAAACTGGTCTCCGATATTGATACACAATCTGCAACCTTTATGTAGAACACGATAGCATTCATTCCAGACCAAATTAAGATTGTTTATATATTCTTCATAAGTATCGTTAAATCCTATCTGTTTTCCATTCCCATAATCTTTTAACTGCCAATATGGTGGAGATGTAATAATAAGATGCACGGATTCATCTGGAAGTTCTTTCATCCATCTTGAATCTCCGATGATTATTTTGTGGGTAGTTTTCATAGGATTACTTTAAACATTTTACCATACTTTACAGCTGCAAAACTCACCCTTTCGAGTTCAAACAGTTGCAGCTGTGCAAACTCTACTTTGTTAAGAACTATTACCAATCTTTAAAATCGCCTAAGAGAGTAATTTTCTGCAGAGTTTTTCAAGTTGTTTGCTACTGTTGCGTGAGAAGTCAAATTTTTCTTATTATATAAAGATGTTGAAACAGTATCTTTCTGGTAATGAAGCAATTGCTTATGGATTGATTCATGCTGGAGTAAGATTTATCACAGGCTATCCCGGAACTCCTTCAAGTGAGATAATTCCAACAGCACAAAATATTGTTAAAGAGAAGTCATTGAATGCCTTTGTTGACTGGGCAGTTAACGAAAAAGTAGCCTATGAAGTAGCCTATGGAGCTTGCCTTGCAAATATAAAAAGTGCTGTCACAATGAAGCAGGTAGGTCTTAATGTGGCAATGGATCCATTTATGAATTCTGCTTATGTTGGAACAGTAGCAGGATTTGTAGTAATAAGTGTTGATGACCCTGGTCCTCATGCATCTCAAACAGAGCAGGATAGCCGTTTTATGGCAATGGCAGCAAAGATTCCAGTTTTAGATCCTTCAACTGTAGAGGAAGCTTATGATTTTGCAAAGAAAGCAATTGAATTAAGCGAAAAATACAGCATACCAGTTATGCTCCGAAGCACTACAAGAATTTCTCATGGAAGAGCAGTGGTGCAGATAGAGGAAGAAGTTGTAGGGTTGGATTTAAATCCTGTTTTTAAAACATCAAAAGAATGGTCAAAAAACTTAAGCAGATTTGCTGCAACACCAAAGCAAAGGCTCGAACTTCACAGGATTTTAAACAAAAAAATTGATGAGATTGCAGAGAGAAACAAACCTCAGCTGTTTTTCAGTGGAGACATTCTCATTCTTTCAAGTGGTGCTGTATTTGCATATCTTTATGAACTCATTGAAGAATATGGGTTAAATGACAAAGTTACTCTTGCAAAATTTGATATTCCCTATCCTTTGTCAAAGGAAATGATTAATTTTAATAGAAATTTCAATCGCATTGTTACTGTTGAAGAATCCTATCCTTTAATTGAGTTACAGCTTGATACAGAGGGAAGAAGAAATGGGATTGTCCCTAAGCAAGGAGAGCTTACACCAGAGGTTTGTGAGGAAATTCTTGAGAAATTTGGCTTGATTAAAAGGAGAAAAACATTCACTGTCCCTCCGCTTAAGAGACCTTCTCTTTGTCCTGGTTGTGCTCACAGAGCAGCTCTTTTTGCAGTGAAAAAAGTATTTGGTAAAAAAGCAATATATGCTGGAGACATTGGTTGCTACACCCTTGCACTTAATTTTGGAGTTACTGATACAGTTTTGAATATGGGAGCGAGTATTTCTTTTGGTTTTGCCTTCAGAAAAGCTTTTGAGCTGGGACAGAAAGAGCAGGATGTTGTTTCAATAATTGGTGATTCAACTTTTTTCCATTCAGGCATTCCACCATTAATTGATGCAGTACACTATAGAGTGCCTTTTTTAGTTGTAATTCTTGATAATCAAACAGTTGCTATGACAGGAAATCAGAAGACTCTCTCTGATGAATTCAGCTCTTCCGGTGAGCCTGTAATGCCAATTGTTATTGAAAATCTTGTAAAAGCTATAGGAGTTAACTTTGTTCATGTTGTAGATCCCTATGATTTTGATATTTCAATAAAAACTCTTAAGGAGGCAAAAAAAGTTCTTAAGAAAAAAGAACCTGCGGTGATTGTATTCAGGCATCCATGCATTAATACAAAAGAAGGACTTAGTGCTAATCCAAAGTATAATGTTCAGATTTCTAAGG
Protein-coding sequences here:
- a CDS encoding DNA methyltransferase — translated: MEQKTLFENWGKKLINLKEASIWASNYLNRKVTISNISYLIQYGRLKKYGSNGNPLVDIEELKNYYDSFSKEKNWQKILGEDINWHLSFAQYTEAERTKHVHRLHPYKGKFIPQLVEYFLDSHTDEFKKEVYFHKGDIVLDPFCGSGTTLVQANELGMHAIGIDISFFNTLISNVKVEKHNLILIEDTIRELNSRLKEFQKTKNNILFEEHLLSELTKFNNKYFPSPEYKRKVANGTIKENEYAKDKEKEFLTIYNELVQKYQIKIKQDKNETFLDKWFLDPVRKEIDFLSQEIKKINNIDVKNVLTIILSRTARSCRATTHSDLATLKEPVTTTYYCKKHGKICKPIFSIKKWWDFYTRDTLTRLKEFDKLRTNTFQICLTGDSRTIDIYEEIKKANPEFGELLLRQKIKGIFSSPPYVGLIDYHEQHAYAYEIFGFERNDELEIGPLSKGQGEEQRNSYIKGVAEVLINCKKYLQDDYDVFLVANDKFNLYPKIAELAGMKIVKEFKRPVLCRVEKDRETPYSESIFHLKEG
- a CDS encoding DNA methyltransferase, which encodes MKTTHKIIIGDSRWMKELPDESVHLIITSPPYWQLKDYGNGKQIGFNDTYEEYINNLNLVWNECYRVLHKGCRLCINIGDQFARSVYYGRYKVIPIRTEIIKFCESAGFDYMGAIIWQKVTTCHTTGGATVMGSYPYPRNGILKLDYEFILIFKKYGNPPKVSKEIKEQSRLTDEEWNQYFTGHWNFPGEKQDKHLAMFPEELPKRLIKMFSFVGDTVLAPFLGSGTTSLAAKNLNRNSIGYEINEDFLPIIKEKLGINQSNVFQDATFEIIKQKESKVDFKEEIKKLPYIFKDPIKFDKKVDPKKLRFGSKIDNSHYERKNYHKVKEIISPEILLLNNGLEIKLLGVKEIVEKKEKAIQFLKEKTKGQKVFLKFDNSIKYDEKNRLLCYLYLWKKTFINAHLIKNALADVDMAMSYKYKTKFLEYIEGENYGAEDLV
- a CDS encoding thiamine pyrophosphate-dependent enzyme → MLKQYLSGNEAIAYGLIHAGVRFITGYPGTPSSEIIPTAQNIVKEKSLNAFVDWAVNEKVAYEVAYGACLANIKSAVTMKQVGLNVAMDPFMNSAYVGTVAGFVVISVDDPGPHASQTEQDSRFMAMAAKIPVLDPSTVEEAYDFAKKAIELSEKYSIPVMLRSTTRISHGRAVVQIEEEVVGLDLNPVFKTSKEWSKNLSRFAATPKQRLELHRILNKKIDEIAERNKPQLFFSGDILILSSGAVFAYLYELIEEYGLNDKVTLAKFDIPYPLSKEMINFNRNFNRIVTVEESYPLIELQLDTEGRRNGIVPKQGELTPEVCEEILEKFGLIKRRKTFTVPPLKRPSLCPGCAHRAALFAVKKVFGKKAIYAGDIGCYTLALNFGVTDTVLNMGASISFGFAFRKAFELGQKEQDVVSIIGDSTFFHSGIPPLIDAVHYRVPFLVVILDNQTVAMTGNQKTLSDEFSSSGEPVMPIVIENLVKAIGVNFVHVVDPYDFDISIKTLKEAKKVLKKKEPAVIVFRHPCINTKEGLSANPKYNVQISKELCKGCRICTVEFECPAIIFNEDEGRAEIDKILCIGCGCCIHVCPAKAIVYFKGWNELQ